Proteins encoded by one window of Mercenaria mercenaria strain notata chromosome 4, MADL_Memer_1, whole genome shotgun sequence:
- the LOC128556661 gene encoding uncharacterized protein LOC128556661, protein MELEGPKLATEHLKEENVFIDEIVTDRHVQIQKCIRENLLGTKHSYDVWHVAKGIKKKLTALSKQKDCEVVGKWVKSISNYVYWSAASTSDGDQETLLAKWLSLSSNIQNIHHCHCPKFPNCLHGDLESREWLKSGTKACAKVEDVITNTRLCNDIGKLSTGPQTSEMEAYHSVLNHFAPKMHSYRYHGQLCREDLERVESDAPSTLSTPAPPFLNSGKRRPCKDETSKTLSRYTKQ, encoded by the exons ATGGAATTAGAAGGGCCTAAGCTGGCTACAGAGCACCTTAAGGAGGAGAATGTTTTTATAGACGAAATTGTCACTGACCGCCATGTCCAGATCCAAAAGTGCATAAGAGAAAATTTGCTGGGCACGAAGCATTCTTATGATGTATGGCATGTAGCGAAAG gaaTAAAGAAGAAGCTTACTGCTCTGTCGAAACAGAAAGATTGTGAAGTTGTTGGTAAGTGGGTCAAAAGTATCAGTAATTACGTCTACTGGTCAGCAGCTTCAACTTCAGATGGTGATCAAGAGACATTGTTGGCAAAATGGTTGTCTCTTTCCAGCAATATCCAGAATATCCATCATTGTCATTGTCCAAAATTTCCAAATTGCTTGCATGGTGATTTAGAGTCGAGAGAATGGCTTAAGTCGG GAACCAAGGCGTGTGCTAAAGTAGAAGATGTGATAACAAACACAAGGCTTTGTAATGACATCGGAAAGCTGTCGACCGGCCCTCAGACATCAGAAATGGAGGCATACCACAGTGTGTTGAACCATTTTGCACCAAAGATGCATTCCTACAGATATCATGGTCAGCTTTGCAG AGAAGATTTAGAGAGAGTGGAAAGTGATGCCCCTTCCACACTTAGTACCCCAGCCCCACCTTTCCTGAATAGTGGTAAAAGAAGACCATGTAAAGATGAGACATCTAAAACTCTGAGCAGATATACTAAACAATGA
- the LOC123553493 gene encoding uncharacterized protein LOC123553493 — MMIIVVQTTKYTRALCMCHNFEEMATAVECRCCVRIGRVKDKMEEHMTETGEELTCITNHPGFPTVCLDRYVLETAYLQYRDRYTAYRQLARWCWGYLGKEVRVVLPSYAFVRIRITFPSDDYEGFYFAG; from the exons ATGATGATCATCGTAGTACAGACAACGAAATATACACGTGCACT GTGTATGTGTCACAATTTTGAGGAGATGGCAACTGCTGTCGAATGCAGATGTTGTGTTCGTATTGGCAGAGTGAAAGACAAGATGGAAGAACATATGACTGAGACAGGAGAAGAACTTACATGCATTACCAATCACCCAGGCTTCCCAACAGTTTGTCTGGACAGATATGTTCTAGAAACTGCATATCTTCAGTACC GAGACAGATATACAGCCTACCGACAGTTGGCAAGATGGTGTTGGGGATATCTGGGGAAGGAAGTGCGCGTGGTTCTACCATCGTATGCATTTGTTCGTATCAGAATAACTTTTCCATCAGATGACTATGAGGGTTTTTATTTCGCTGGATAG